TTAGCTAAAATGATTTCAAAAATAAATATTTCCAAAGCAAAACCAATTAATGGTCAAATTGACTTAAGTACAGCTGATGTAGCAAGTGAACTCCCTGATATTTCTAAATTTCCTGTTTCTGTAGACAATACGACTGATCTTTTTGTTGAAATTTTTTCATCCACTGAAAAATCAAGTGATGGGAAAAATGGTTGGTTAAACGAAGTCGCAACTAAGTTTAATGATGCAAAATTCAATCTAGGTGGTAAGCAAGTATCTGTAAAAATTAGAAACATTGCATCTGGTACTGCAACAGACTTTATTAAATCTGGTAAATATGTTCCTGATGCTTTTACACCGTCAAATGAACTTTGGGGTCAAATGATTACAGCAAGTGGTGTACAAACAGAAACCGTCTCCTCGCGATTAGTTGGGAATGTTCCTGGTATTGTCATTTCAAGGACAAAATATAATGAGTTAATGAAAAAATATAGTAAAGTCAATCCGAAAACCGTCATCGAAGCAATGACAAAAAATGAACTCTCAATGGGGTATACCGACCCTTTTACTAGTTCAACGGGACTAAATTTTTTAGTTACGACTTTAAATTCCTTTGATTCAAATGATGTTCTTAGTGATACTGCTGTGAGAGGGTTTGAAAGCTTCCAAGCAAATGTGCCATTCACTGCTTCTACGACTCTACAAATGAGTGATGCAGCAGAATCGGGCGTTCTAGATGCATTTGTCTTAGAATATCAAACATTTGTTAATTTACCTAATTTAAAAAATAGTTACGAATTTATACCATTTGGAGTGCGACACGACAGTCCACTTTATGCTTTAGGGAATTTACGAAAAGAGAAAATGGATATTTTGAAAAAATTTGCAGAATTTACTGGTCAACCTAATCTTCAAGCACTTGCGAAACAAGATGGGTTTAATGGGTTGAATAGTTACAAATCACAGCTTAAAACGATTGATGGGGATACTTTAAGTGCTGCACAAAAACTTTGGAAAGGAAAGAAAAATACTTCAAATCCAATTGCTGCGGTTTTTGTAGCAGATGTTTCAGGTAGTATGGATGGTAAACCATTAAATGAGCTAAAAGAATCACTCCTTAAAGGGCAAAAGTATTTAGGAAGAGATAATAGCATTGGCTTAATCTCATACTCTGCCGATGTTACGATCAATCTTCCAATTGCAAAATATGATGCAAATCAACAGTCAAAATTTGTTGGTGCCGTATCTAGCCTCGATGCAAGTGGAGATACAGCAACAAACGATGGAATCCTTGTAGCAATTAATATGCTAAAAGAAGAAATGAAAAAAAATCCAAATGTAAGACCGCTCATTTTTGTCCTAACCGATGGCGAGACAAATCATGGGAATTCATTGAAGAATGTAAAAGGAATCATAAAAGCATATAAAATTCCAATTTATACGATTGGTTATAACGCTAATATTAAAGCGCTTGAAAGTATTTCAAATATTAACGAAGCTGCAAATATTAATGCTGATTCAGATGACGTAATCTATAAAATTCGTAATCTCTTTAATGTTCAACTTTAATTAGTAGGAGGATTTAAGAATGTCATTTTCTATGCAAGTTGTAAATGAAGAGGAAATCAAGGCAGTAATTGAAGAACAAGTAAAGCCTGTTCCAGAAGAATTAATGCAATTAAAAGCAACAGCGGATGCAAATGTAGCGATGATTATGGAATTAGACACTGTTTCAAAGGAAACATACGAAAAACGTAAGGAAATTCTTCAATCAATCGAATCATTTGGATTACAGACGATGAAATCTTCTTCAAATAAAAATTCTCTTCTAAAGGTTTCACTTGGCCAACTTGCTAAAAGTGGAGACGAAGGAGGGCAAGTTGCAAAAGGATTATCAGAGCTCCAAGTTCAATTAAAGGATTTAGATCCTAGTGCAATTAATTTTGCAAAATCGGGTTTTTTAGGTAAGTTATTTAATCCTATTCGTTCATATTTTCAAAGATTTGAAAAAGCAGATGTCGCAATCGCAGATATCGTAAAGTCACTTGATAAGGGGAAAAAAATTCTTGAAAATGATAACACGACATTAGAGCATGAACAATTATCACTACGTATGCTTTCAAAAACACTAGAAAAGGAAATCCAACTTGGAACATTAATGGATGAGTCAATTGAAAATCAAATTGAAAAAGCAAAAATCGAAGGGGAAGATCAAGAAAAAATTAAATTCATCTCTGAAGAAGTTCTTTATCCGTTACGACAACGAGTCATGGACCTACAGCAAATGTTAGTTGTAAATCACCAAGGAGATATGTCATATGAGGTTGTCATTCGGAATAATCGTGAATTAATTCGAGGTGTGGAACGTGCAAAAACGGTAACGATTTCTGCATTGAATACAGCTGTAACGGTAGCAAGTGCACTATATAATCAAAAAATTGTTTTACAAAAAATCACTGCTTTAAATCAAACAACAAATACAATTATTGAAGGTACTTCTAGATTATTAAAGGAGCAAGGTGTTGCAATTCAAAAGCAAGCGATGGAATCAGCCGTTTCTGTTGAAACACTTAAAACCTCGTTCACTAACGTCATATCAGCGTTTGAATCGATTAGTACATTTAAACAAGAAGCTTTGCCAAAAATGCGTCAAACAATCCTACAATTTCAAGAATTAGCTGAAGTCGGTTCACAACAGATTGAAAGACTTGAAAAAGGGAATCGGATTGGATTATAGGTGTTGGACTAAAAAAAACTAAGATTGCTTTGATCTTAGTTTTTTGCTTTTTCAATCTTATTAATAATTTGGAAGCACAATTAGGAGGAATAAGTTAACGAACTCTGCTTATTTTAATGCATAATTAAGTCAATCAAACATATCTTCAAAACTATAATATTACCATTTGACCTATGAGGAATTAAATTTAAAACCTTTAAGGGAGATATTCTCATGAAACTAATTGCATTAGACTTAGATGGTACTACACTCAACTCAAAAAAAATAATAAGTGAAGAAACCTTAAACTCGATTAAAAAAGCTCAGGTAGCAGGAAATATCGTTATGATTTTATCCGGGCGTTCACCAAGTTCAGTATATGATGAACTTTTAAAGTATGGTTTAAATTGTCCAGTTGGAGGCCATAACGGGACAGAATTATATGTAAATGGTAAATTAATTGAACTAAATTCCTTAGGGAGACCTCAAGTACAAAAAATTGCCTTAAATATTGAGAAAGAAGACTTACCGTACAATGTTTCTAATAATAAGGGAATATTTGCCCCTAGAAATTGGAATAAACGATTTGAACAACTTGTTTTATCAGGGCGTGTTCCTAAAGAATACTTCTCGAACAGACACTTCAAAATGTTTACTACACCTCCGAACGTATATGGACATTCTTATTTTAGCAAAGTTCAAGAAATAATTGATAATGAGGATTTTACAATTCAAAAGTTTCTTATTTTAACCCTTGATCCAAAACAAATGGAGAGACTTGAAAAAAAATTAAGATTCATAGATGAGATTTTTGTTACGAGTGCCTCACCTTTTAATCTTGAGGTTACTCATATAAATGGAAATAAAGGGTATGGTTTAAAAGCAATGGCATCCTATTTTAATATTCCATTAGAGAATACAGTTGCTATTGGAGATGAAAAAAATGACCTACCGATGTTTAATATAGCCGGATTATCAATAGCAATGGGAAATGCTGAAGAAGAAGTAAAGCTCTCATGTGATGTTGTTACTTTAAGTAATGATGAAAATGGTGTTGCTTATGCATTCGAAAAATATATTTTTAAAGAGTCTAATGTACTATAATAGTAAAGAAATCTAAATACATCTAAATATGCAATGTTTTCCTTGGCTAAATTAGTGTTGAATCATAATTTATCCAAGGGTGTTTTTATTTGTCTATTTTAACTTATGGATTAAAATATAGAATGGTGAGGGGGACTGAATATTGGTTAGAAGGATAAAAGATCTATTTACCATTAAGGGGTATAGTTTATTTGTCATCTGTTTGTTATTTGTAGGGATCGGACTTTCAATCACAACTCCTTATTTATCATTGTATTCTACAAAATATATAGGGATGAGCTCTGGAGCATTTGGTATCTTCATGGCAGTGATTTCATTAAGTGGTGTTTTAGTTAATACATTGATTGCTGAACGTTCTGATCGAGCAATTGACAGAAAATGGATTATTATGATTGCGATGATTTCATCGGCAATAGGTTATGCATCTTATTTACTATTTCATAACTATTATTTATTATTAGTTTTTGTTGCTTTATTTAATGGATTAGGTGCAGCGGCCATGCCACAAATTTTTGCATCCGCACAGGAGTCGGCAAATGCAAGTTTATCTAAAGACAAGACTTTAGCATTATCAACTTTACGCTCACTTGTTTCTTTAGGATTTTTAATTGGACCATTAGTAGGTACTTTAATTTTAAGAGCAAAAGGTTATCATGGACTATTTTGGAGTACATCTAGCATTTATGTCATGATTACTCTTCTAGTATTCTTCTTTTTAGAAAAGAGAAAACCAGTTCAGAACAATATTAAAAAGAAAAACAAGACAAAAGTCACAGTTGCTAAACGAAAACAACTAAGACTACCATTTATAGCTTTTATCTTATTATTTGCAGTTAGTTCGATAAATTGGATCAACACACCTCTTTTTATCGTCAATGAGTTACATGGTACTAATACAGATGTTGGATTAGTCGTTAGTATATGTGCAGGTTTAGAAATTCCAATCATGCTTGTGTTGGGAGTACTTTCTAAAAAAATCTCGAATCATGCATTGATGATCTACGGTTGCTTTATTGGTTTACTCTATTATTTTATCTTAAGCATTTCGACACATACATGGGAGTTAATCGTTGCACAATTGCTACAGGCCACATACATCGCAATCGTTATGGGTAATGGTATAAGCTATTTTAACGACCTACTACCAAATTCACCCGGCTTTTCTGCATCAATTTATGCAAATTGCTCGACAATCGGAAGTTTAGTTGGAAATTTAGGCGGAGGTCTGTTTGCACAAATAGCAGGGTATCGTAATGTTTATTTACTTTGTATATTATTTGTAATTTGTTCACTGTTTATATTATTTAAATCCAAAAACAATGTGGAAATGGAAATATCGACAGGTCATAGTCAATCTGTGTAGTTGATTGTTGATGAATGACACATAAATAACGTATGATTGATCGTTTTTATAAAGTTGATCATGCTCGAACAGGAAAAGGCACAGGACTTGTTTAGCCAATTGCTAAAAGTTTAATGGAAAAAATGAATGGTAAAATTACTGCAGAGTTTAAAGAGAATAAATTATTTATGAAATGTGAATGGTTTTAGAGGTAGTGTTAATTTTAAGTAAAGTCTAAGATGTAAAAATACTAAAATAGTTGAGAGTATAGGTTAAGTTCCCTTCTTGATTGGGACTTAACCTTTTTTTATTAAGTGGATAATTTAAGTAATTTACCTACTATTTATATATTTTTGTATAAATTTGGGAGTATAGAAAGTTATGAGAAGATTTTAAAACATTTTACAGAAGGATTACATTTTATAGATTTCAATTTAATAATAGGTAGATAAGATAATGATGTCCATGGGCAAATAAGAATTTAAAAACAGGAGTGGTAAGATGGGGAGGAGAAGGAAGTTGAAGCATTTATTTTTAATTATTATGTCAGTATTACTTATTTTAAGCAGTGTGAGCTACATACGACCAGTGTATGCATCTACTGATGGGTATAAGCTGTCAGAAGCAGAAAGTTTTATTTCTAGGTCGGGTTCAAATCTTAAAGTTGAAGCTTGTCCAGACGGTGGACAAAATGTTGGTGGAACGAATGATAACCAGTATTTGGAATACGGGAATTTTGATTTTGGAAGCGGTATTAATGGTGCTACAAATTTCAGTGCAAGAGTCGCAGTTAAGGGATCTAATGCTGGTGGAGACATTGAGATTTGGATTGACAGTCCTAATAGTACGAATGGTAAGAAAGTAGGTACCCTTTCAGTTACAGCAACTGCACCAGACAATTGGAATGTTTATCAAACTATGTCTACTGGTATTACTGAGGTTACTGGAGTACATAATGTCTATCTTGTATTAAAGGTTGCGGTTGGAAAAACATATGTTGCCAATATAAACTGGTTTCAATTTTCAAAATCGTTGAACAGTATTTCTCTAACAAAGCTACCAACGAAGACTTCCTATCGCATTGGTGAAAGCCTTGATCTTACGGGGTTAGAGGTCACAGGTACGTATATTGATGGTACAAAACGTGTAGAGGAGATTAGAGCTTCAGATGTGAGCGGAATCAATAGTTCTTCGGCAACAACTAATCAAACCTTAACGCTCACAATACGAGGTAAGAAAGTTACCTACTCAGTAAATATAAATCCATAGATTCTACAAAGTATTATCGCACCTCAATCAATCACAGGGGTAGAAAATGGCACAGCACCATCAATGGTCGCATTAGGTTTGCCTAGTAATGTAGATCTAGTTACTGATGGAGGAAATGTTAATGCACCAGTTAAATGGGATATTGACTCTTCAGGCTATAATCCAGCCTTAAAGGCAGAGCAGAGGTTTTCGATTTCAGGATTAGTAAACAAGCCTGAAGACATTACTAATCCAAATAATGTCGCACTGTCAACACAAATAAATGTTACTGTACTAGCTTCGTCAACTCCTGAAAAAGATACTAGTTATAAATTCAGTTTTATGGCAATTTCTGATACACATTCCAATGTAAAAGGTGATAGCAATGACCTTATATTAAATGAAACAATGCATGATGCGGTTAATAATAATGTGAAATCAGTTAGCGTCGTAGGTGACCTTACTGATTATGGGACAGATGCACAATACGATACTTTTATGTCAACGATGAATAAATATCCTGAATTAAATCGCAACTATGTATTTGGAAACCATGATGTAAGATGGATGAACGGATTCGAAACCGCTAAAAATAGATTTCTATCCCATACCGGAATGCCAGCTGTGTATTTTGATAAATGGATTAATGGATATCATTTTATTTATTTGGCAACCGAGACGGATGATAAGGACAGTGCTTACCTTTCGGATACGCAACTTAACTGGTTAAAAGTAAAATTGGCCGAGGGCGCTAAAAAATCTAAACCAATCTTTTTATTCGTTCACCAACCATTAGGTAATACTGTGTCAATGACAAGGCCAGAGGATGGCTATCAAAGTGATGAAGTACAGGACCAAAGATTTAAAGATATTGTAGGTGAATATCCTCAAAGCGTATTAATAACTGGACATGTTCATGATGATATTAGACTACCTGGTACTTTATATAATAAACAGTATTTTTCAATGATAAGAGATGGAGCAATAAAATATAACCCTTCTTATTCTAAAGAGCCAGGTGCTCAAGGGCTGATTTTTGATATATATGCCGATAGAGTTGTAATTAATGGAAGGGACTTTGCTAAAAAAAGTACAATTGCTACATGGACAATAAAAAATTATACGACGGATGCGCTTCAAGCGGATCAACAAGCACCAACTTCACCGTCAAATATTACTACAAAGTTAGTAACGGACAAAACGGCAATTCTATCTTGGAATGCATCAACAGATAATTTTAAGGGGAATGTAGGTGTAACTGGCTATGATATTTTTAACGCTGGGACTTTGATTGGTTCTACAACTGGTCGTACAAACTTTGAAATAACAGGACTAAAAGCTAATACAACATATCAATTTACAGTCAAAGCAAAGGATGCAGCAGGTAATTTATCAGAAGAAAGTAGTGCAATTAATGTTACAACATTAGCGTATGATCCGGCACCATACAATTTGACTTTGAACAAGACAGCTACAGCAAATGGTAGCTTAATAGGGAATGACCCTTCAAAGGCCGTTGATGGGTCTGCTAAAAATGATAGTAAGTGGTCTTCGAATACTAACGGAGACAAATGGCTAATGGTGGACCTTGGACAAGACTATGATATTAGTAGATGGATCGTGAAGCATTCTGGAGAAGGTGGAGAAAGCATATCTCTAAATACTAAAAATTATAAACTTCAGGGAAGTCTAGATGGAACTACTTGGAAGGATCTAGACACCGTTGCAGGTAATGTATCTAATAGCACAGACAGGTATTTTAATAAAACAAATGTAAGGTATGTCAGGCTTTACATTACGACACCTCAAAATTATGCTGAAACAGGTACAGCAAATATTTATGAATTTGAAGTATATGGACGAAGCATCGATGTTGATTCGCCTATGACAACCGCAACAACTAACGGGATTATTGGTGACGATGTGTGGAATATAAAGAATGTAAATGTTAATTTCAATGCTGAGGACAATCTGAATGGTACAGGTGTCAATCGTATTGAGACAAGGATAGACGAAGGCGAATGGGTATCCCAAAACCAATTAACTTTGACAGAGGAAGGCATACACAAAGTTGAATATCGTGCGATTGATAACGCAGGAAATGTAGAAGTAACAAAACAACTTATTATAAGTATTGATAAGACGGGACCAATCGTTACAGAATCTGTCCCGATCGATGGCAGTATTTTTGAAAATGATGAGGAAATTACGCCTAAGTTTACATTAGTAGACAATTTTTCAGGTGTTGATAACTCTAAAACAAAGGCAAAACTTGATACGTATGCATACAAAATTGGTTCACCGATTGCATTATATACATTGCCACTTGGTTTACATTCAATTGTAATCTATTCAGTTGACAAAGCTGGTAATATTGGTACAAAAACTATTCAATTTCAAACTATTACAACAAATGAATCTTTAAATGAATTAGTAAAGCACTTTGCTGATACCGAATGGATTGACAATGTAGGAATCGCAAATAGCCTCCACGAAAAGTTAGGAAATAACAATTTGAAAGGTTTCTTGAATGAAGTTAAGGCTCAAAGTGGTAAACACATCACAAATGAGGCTGCAGAATATTTACTTAGAGACGCTCAATATTTGTTGTCACAACAATAATTTGTACAAAAAGATAGAGTAGTAGTTTAAAGGATCCTCAATTTAATCGATTGAGGGTCTTTTTTACTTTCATATTTTATCAGTATAAATGGATTTGAAAATAAACATTTGAATAGTACTCTTTTACCCAATTCCACCTATTTTTAGGATAGAACTCAAAAATTACTATTTGTTAGTGAAAAATATCGTCCTATTTTCTTAGTCTGACATTCAAAAAAGGATATTCCGAATATAAAATTGAATACTTATATGGGCTATAAGCTTGAAAAATATTTTTAAAAAAGGATGTTCTAATTTGACTTTAAATTTAACACTTATGGATAACCAAGATTTTCAGAGATTCCTAGAAATAGCAACTGTTAATTTTGCAAATGATAAAGTGAAAAATGGAAGTTGGAAAGAAGAAACAGCTTTAGAACAATCTAAGGCAGCTTTTCAATCTTTATTACCAGATGGTGAAAATACTGAAAATAACTATTTGAAAAACATTGTTTTAAATGAAGAAACGATTGGTTATATTTGGTATTCTATTAACAAAAAACAAGAGCCAAATTATGCTTATTTATATGAAATTCTCATTTATCCAGCATATAGAGGTCAAGGATTCGGTAAAGAAACGATGAGTATGTGTATACAAGAAATTAATGAGTTAGGAGTAGATGATGTATGGCTACACGTTTTTGGTCATAATCAAGGTGCATTGAATCTCTATCAACAACTTGGATTTGAAATTACTGATTATAACTTAAAGGTTAGTTCTTCTCGCTTTAAATAAAAATAAAAGAATAAATTAATAGTTTAGAGGGAGCTGATCTTCATTCGTCATTCAGCTCCATTTTTTCAAATGTTGTACAGTAATTATTTAAATCTTTTTGAGGAGATATTGAGATAGAATTTTCAATCCAGAATCTAAATCCCCTAAAGATTGGGTAGAAGAAAGTGCAATACGTAAATACTTTTCAGAAGAAGATTGTCCACTCAGAAAACGATCAGAATGAAATACACGTACACCTAATTTTTTTAAATCTGCCTCTAAGTTTACTCCATTACTATGACTATGAATGGGGAGCCAACGGTAAAAACTAAGCGGATGACCAACCTTATTTACAGGGAAATAGGATGAATAGATATCGTTAACAGTTTCAGCTAACTGTTTCTTTTGTTGAACGATTTCATGTGCTTTTCCTGATAAGATCAGTTCAGTAATTACTTCCACATCAAGTGAAGATGTTTTTACGTTAAGATTAAAAATAGCCTTCAAAATTTTTTCGCGTAATACATCCCCAAAAACCATATAAGCAACTCTCAATCCAGAACAGATGGACTTTGATGTACCACAAATATATACGCTTTGTTCTGGCAGTAGGTTATACATAGGTTGTTTGTAATCAGAAATTACTCCCGCAGTTATAAATGCATGTATATCATCTTCGATTAAAATTAAACGATGCTTCCTTATGACAGAAGCTAGTTCAAGTTTTCGAAAGTCTGAAATCATTATAGTGGTTGGGTTACTACAAGAAGGCATTAGGAATATGCCGTGTATATTTAATTGACTACATTGCTTTTCAAGTTCATCCGGTAACATTCCAAACTGGTCGCAGGGGATAGGGATTAATTGAATGTGTAACATTTTTGCCAGCTCAATAAAATTTGAAAAGGTGTAAAAATCTGTTGCAATTCGATTACCTGGCTCAAATAAACTAGCCAAAGCAAGGACCAAAGCGTTCTGAGTACCAGACGCAATTGCTAAATTATCTTGTTTAGCTTTTATACCAAAAGCTTCCATCCAGTTTAGTGCTGCTGCTTTTTGATGTGGGATACCAGTGGGGTCATTGTAATTTAATAATTGATCTAAATAGCTTTTACTGACTACTTTCTGAATTGCTTCAGTCACAATACTATTCGTTTGTTCAAAAGAAGCTACAAAGCCAAGATCAATACTATTTGCTGTTTTATCTGTAGAAATCGTGATTGAATGTGCTGCATTCGGAGCAACAAAAGTTCCACTTCCTGTCATCGCATAGATTAAACCTTTTACTTCACATATCTTGTAGGCTCGAGTGATTGTCGTAAAGTTTAAGTCCAGAAAATCAGCCAATTCTCGCTGTGGTGGTAACTTTGTACCAGGTGCTAGAAAGCCATTAATAATATCTTGTTCTAGTTGTAGTGCAATCGAATGATAAAAAGGACGTTTTAAAGTCAATTTATCGGGTTTCCATGACATTGGATAATTTTCAAATGAATTTACTGGCATTTTTTCACCTCTACTGTTTAATTCCATACAATTATATCATTTTTGTATGGAATTCAAAAAATACAAATCTATATTTAATTGAGTAGAAAGTCAGTAAATATTCTTTAAACTGTACTTGATTTAATTTTTAGAAAATTGTAATCCATACAATTATTTCATTTTTTGTATGGATTCCGTATGTTAAATTAGAATAAATTTAACGATACAGGATGTGAAACTATGAAAAAGGGAAACAAACCTTGGATGGCATTTCGCTTTGCTTTTCCACACACGATACCCATTTTTGCAGGATTTTTATTTTTAGGGATAGCCTATGGGGTTTTTATGAACTCTTTAGGATTCAGTGCCATTTATCCGATTTTGATGGGGCTAACAATTTTTGCTGGATCGATGGAATTTATTGCAGCAAACTTATTACTGATGGGTTTTAATCCAATTAACGCACTTTTACTAACTTTAATGGTGAACGCGCGACATTTGTTTTATGGAATCTCAATGTTAGATAAATATAAAGGCACTGGAAAGAAAAAAATCTATCTAATTTTCGGTCTATGTGATGAGACTTTTTCGATAAATTATACCGCGGATATACCAGATAACGTAGATAAGAGATGGTTTATGTTTTTTGTTACATTCCTTAATCATTTGTATTGGGTAATTGGAGCATCTATTGGAGGAATTTTTGGATCACTTGTAAAATTCAATACTAAAGGGCTTGAATTCGTAATGACTGCCCTTTTTGTTGTTATATTCATTGAGCAGTGGAAAAAAGAGACAAAACATATTAGTGCTCTAACAGGGGTTGGACTTTCAACTATCTGTCTTATTATTTTTGGTGGAGATCATTTCATTATTCCTGCGATGCTTTCAATTCTCGTTACTCTTAGTGTACTTAGAAAACCTTCTAAGAAAGTCGAGGTATCAGTATGACGATGAATATAACACAGCAAATTATCACAGTATCAATGGTTGTTTTAGGTACTATGCTGACAAGATTTCTTCCATTTATCATTTTTCCACCGGGGAAAGTTACACCGAGGTATGTACAGTATTTAGGTAAAGTCCTACCGTCTGCAGTAATTGGACTATTGGTCATCTATTGTTTTAAAAATGTAAATATGCTTTCCGGCACTCACGGTTTGCCAGAGTTTATTTCAGTATTTATTGTTGCGATACTCCATTTATGGAAGAGAATGATGCTTCTTTCGATAGCGGGAGGTACATTTGTTTATATGATTCTTGTGCAATTAGTTTTTTAACGATATAGGAGTGAAATGATGACAAAGTATAGATGGAGTAATGAACAACTTAGAAATCAAGTAAATGTTCTTGATGGAGTAATTAATCCACATATCATTTTAAAAAATGCAACGTATTTAAATTCATATTTGAACCAATGGCTCCATGCGAATATATGGGTTTACCAGGATCGGATCGTTTATGTTGGAGAAGCTCTTCCGGAAAACTTGAATGAAATTGAAGTGGTAGATTGTCAAGGGCAGTACTTAGTACCAGGTTATATTGAACCTCATGCACATCCCTACCAACTCTATAATCCTCTTACTTTAGCGAAGCATGCTGGACAATTCGGTACAACAACATTAATAAACGATAATCTAAAATTATTCTTAGAATTGCCTAGTCAAGCTGCTTTTAAATTATTGAATGATTTTAAAAATATCCCATCAAGCATGTATTGGTGGTGTCGTTTCGACGCACAAACTGAATTTCCGAATAATGATGAGCTATTTAATTCAGAAGATGTTATGTCTTGGCTTGAAAATGAATTAGTATTACAAGGTGGAGAACTAACTGCGTGGCCAAAGTTGCTAAACGGTGACAACCAAATGCTTACCTGGATACAAGAGACAAAGAAATTAAATAAGAAAGTGGAAGGGCATTTTCCTGGA
This genomic interval from Gottfriedia acidiceleris contains the following:
- a CDS encoding vWA domain-containing protein is translated as MIKMRKFLFASIAVIVVVFLLVYIGINMTSEDKVVKITDKNKNQQLAKMISKINISKAKPINGQIDLSTADVASELPDISKFPVSVDNTTDLFVEIFSSTEKSSDGKNGWLNEVATKFNDAKFNLGGKQVSVKIRNIASGTATDFIKSGKYVPDAFTPSNELWGQMITASGVQTETVSSRLVGNVPGIVISRTKYNELMKKYSKVNPKTVIEAMTKNELSMGYTDPFTSSTGLNFLVTTLNSFDSNDVLSDTAVRGFESFQANVPFTASTTLQMSDAAESGVLDAFVLEYQTFVNLPNLKNSYEFIPFGVRHDSPLYALGNLRKEKMDILKKFAEFTGQPNLQALAKQDGFNGLNSYKSQLKTIDGDTLSAAQKLWKGKKNTSNPIAAVFVADVSGSMDGKPLNELKESLLKGQKYLGRDNSIGLISYSADVTINLPIAKYDANQQSKFVGAVSSLDASGDTATNDGILVAINMLKEEMKKNPNVRPLIFVLTDGETNHGNSLKNVKGIIKAYKIPIYTIGYNANIKALESISNINEAANINADSDDVIYKIRNLFNVQL
- a CDS encoding toxic anion resistance protein produces the protein MSFSMQVVNEEEIKAVIEEQVKPVPEELMQLKATADANVAMIMELDTVSKETYEKRKEILQSIESFGLQTMKSSSNKNSLLKVSLGQLAKSGDEGGQVAKGLSELQVQLKDLDPSAINFAKSGFLGKLFNPIRSYFQRFEKADVAIADIVKSLDKGKKILENDNTTLEHEQLSLRMLSKTLEKEIQLGTLMDESIENQIEKAKIEGEDQEKIKFISEEVLYPLRQRVMDLQQMLVVNHQGDMSYEVVIRNNRELIRGVERAKTVTISALNTAVTVASALYNQKIVLQKITALNQTTNTIIEGTSRLLKEQGVAIQKQAMESAVSVETLKTSFTNVISAFESISTFKQEALPKMRQTILQFQELAEVGSQQIERLEKGNRIGL
- a CDS encoding Cof-type HAD-IIB family hydrolase, producing the protein MKLIALDLDGTTLNSKKIISEETLNSIKKAQVAGNIVMILSGRSPSSVYDELLKYGLNCPVGGHNGTELYVNGKLIELNSLGRPQVQKIALNIEKEDLPYNVSNNKGIFAPRNWNKRFEQLVLSGRVPKEYFSNRHFKMFTTPPNVYGHSYFSKVQEIIDNEDFTIQKFLILTLDPKQMERLEKKLRFIDEIFVTSASPFNLEVTHINGNKGYGLKAMASYFNIPLENTVAIGDEKNDLPMFNIAGLSIAMGNAEEEVKLSCDVVTLSNDENGVAYAFEKYIFKESNVL
- a CDS encoding sugar efflux transporter codes for the protein MVRRIKDLFTIKGYSLFVICLLFVGIGLSITTPYLSLYSTKYIGMSSGAFGIFMAVISLSGVLVNTLIAERSDRAIDRKWIIMIAMISSAIGYASYLLFHNYYLLLVFVALFNGLGAAAMPQIFASAQESANASLSKDKTLALSTLRSLVSLGFLIGPLVGTLILRAKGYHGLFWSTSSIYVMITLLVFFFLEKRKPVQNNIKKKNKTKVTVAKRKQLRLPFIAFILLFAVSSINWINTPLFIVNELHGTNTDVGLVVSICAGLEIPIMLVLGVLSKKISNHALMIYGCFIGLLYYFILSISTHTWELIVAQLLQATYIAIVMGNGISYFNDLLPNSPGFSASIYANCSTIGSLVGNLGGGLFAQIAGYRNVYLLCILFVICSLFILFKSKNNVEMEISTGHSQSV
- a CDS encoding carbohydrate-binding protein; this encodes MKHLFLIIMSVLLILSSVSYIRPVYASTDGYKLSEAESFISRSGSNLKVEACPDGGQNVGGTNDNQYLEYGNFDFGSGINGATNFSARVAVKGSNAGGDIEIWIDSPNSTNGKKVGTLSVTATAPDNWNVYQTMSTGITEVTGVHNVYLVLKVAVGKTYVANINWFQFSKSLNSISLTKLPTKTSYRIGESLDLTGLEVTGTYIDGTKRVEEIRASDVSGINSSSATTNQTLTLTIRGKKVTYSVNINP